The Cololabis saira isolate AMF1-May2022 chromosome 23, fColSai1.1, whole genome shotgun sequence genomic sequence aaaaaaacaagaaaaaagaaatagaagAGCTTAATTTAGCGCTTACTCTAGCTACAAGAGTATTGTTCTTAAAACTGCTGCCAAAATAGGGGAAAACCTGCTCGAGCCTATTGATGTGGCTTGTGATAAAGAAAGTGTACCACAATAAACGCGTAGAAATGACTTGAGTTTTTTCTGCTCTGTAAACCGAGTCCTGGTGTGGAATGTGCATGTTTGCATCTGTTTGTTGAAGTGTAATTACAAGGCGTAAGCATAAGTATTTCCTCATTTCCTGCCACAACTTTCCTCTGAAAGCTGCGTATGAGGAGCAATGCCTGACATGGCAGGACTAAACTGTTGTGGGGGGAGGCTCCCTTTGGACTCTAAGCTCCAGTACGTTTGCATTTTTGCATGCACATTCAATCCACAAGCATTATATTAGAGTGAGATTGGATAGGAGAGCTATATTACATGTATTACATTGCCATCTTTTTgaagttacagttttttttcccgGTTCGACAAGTAGAAACATCCTGTTACACCATCTTCAGACGCGTGAATACTAAAGTCCAAATcgtcctccatcctccatccttttcttttaagGTGGCTGTTTGCAGGGACTAAAAGCACCAGCTCCTGTGTCAGTCCTTTGTTTAGAGGACGTCTTCCTCTCTCCTGCTCTTTGTTACTTAATCACATCTGCCCTACAAGGTAAAAGTTTCactccctcatcagcagtaaaAGTAAGTAAAGTAACATTTCACTGATGAAGTGTACCAGGGCTATGATTGTTTTCCCTGCTATTCTCAAATAAGCAATTATTGCTTAATCTATGAAAATGGCCTTTATGATTCCTCAAGTGTATGATAATGTGGGTTCAGTTCGGGGAACTAGGATCCTGCACTTTCCCCAGTTCTGAAGAGAGGGAAACCAGGATTCACGAAAGAAATGGCTCATTTCTCCAAATCCCTCCAACATAAATAGGTGACCATCACAGTGGCAAATGTGTTTTTGAGCAAACATGGCAGCTACTCGGTTAATGCAACGTTTCAGTTATATCAAGAAATCAGTTTATGTCTCAATGAGGAGATAAAAATAACGCCTCAGTTGCTCCTGATTTTGCATGAATTGCATAATGCTTGCTTTTCTGTGAGGTAAAGTTTCAATGTTCAATATTTAGAGCATTTTATGGATAGAAAATTTATCCATCAGTCCATTTTATGCCACATTTAACTTTGGGATCCTGAGGCAGCAATCTGAGCAGAGATCCTCCCTCCGGCCTCTCTGTGATCTGAGGCGTTGCAAGTGGGGTGTTATTCTCTCCACCCAGTCCAGGGTTTGTCCTGAAGTCCTGGacataattgttttattttaaatactttagaatgatttatttattaatacaCTAAAGGGTGCCCTCTATAACCTTCCTCCATGTCTTCGGTACAACACGAATGCTGTGGTTTCCATTTCAAGGTTCAATGTCAACACGAATCACTGGCTCTACACCATTTTTCCCAGCCATCATAGTCCTGGGGAGGGATTGGCTATTGTTTGCAATATGCAGATTGATCCCAAACCGGTGTACAGTCATGCTGGCAGAAAACGTTGGACCACCATGATCACAGCAGGtgtaaatgttttctgtatAACAAATACACACGTACTCAGCACATTGAAGGGACTGGGCTGCGGATCTCCCTGCAGGTAAAAGTACAGTAGCTATATTTTCCAAGCATCTAGTGTTGGTATTATGCCTTTTTCCAGGCTAAGTTATTGGAAACACAATCAAAATGCAAATGATGCAAGATGTTTGGAGCCAGAAGTAAGATAAATGACAAATCTTTTAATAAGGCTTGAACACACCACAACAGCCACACTAGTTACTGATTTCGTTGATAAACTTTGACCATGTTCTGTACTCTGAATACAAGTCTGATCAATAAGATACCTTGTAAGGTACCTGAAAACACTTATACGGTAATTACTTTGAGGTGGTTTAATGGAACAACCAGGCTGTCAACATGGTCACGTTTGTTCAATATGCACACAGCAAGGGACGAAATATCTCAACATCAATGAGGGAAAGCCTGGTTTAAAACATTGGGTGTGACTAAAACTCAGTTCGTTGTAGGAAACTGGTTATGCTTTCATGTTCAAGAATGAGAATTCTTCAGTAACAACCTGCCGTTTCGGAGGATTTTAGTGTTGCAGTTTAACACGAGAGTGCCTGTGTTACAGGGAAACGGCACCGGGCTTTGTTTAAGAATGGTGGGATACATCCAACCCCCCTCTCCAAATGCTTCACAGCATAGGTGTTTAATCCATATAAAAACTATGATTCAAATAAATTAACTTCCAGTACACTTTTGTGATAAACTGgacttttgtttggtttttttactactgaaatccacattttataCACAACTGTGAAGTCTTCctttttaaaaagtcttaatTTGTCCAATAATGTAAGGCAGTTTAAGACTAAAAACCATCATAACGATgaggaaaaatgctatttttgcatttcgcttaaaaaaaaaaacacccaaactTGGTCAAAATAATCAATGTCAACCCTGTTAAAACCTGCCGATTGGTTAAATTATGTTTTCCCTAAACAAATATGATATGCTAACAGCTTcccttatttctttttaagatAAACTCATCAGCCACTAACTGTGGCTTTAAATGAATCATCCATCCAGCTTTTGTATTTAGCTTATTAACATTCCTTAAGTTTTAAACTGTCACAACATGTAGACAACATGGTGTAGCATTAGATAAACTTTATGAGTTGAAATTTCCACTCAGGTGAAACATTCCCCACTCAGGTGAATCATTGAACTGTAGCTGCTCATGCCTTACGTCCAgttaataaagaaaaacaagcagaTTTGTGTTGTAGTTTTGTGTTTAATGAGTGACAGAAGTTACACATTCAGACAAGGTTAAAGGATATATAAAGTATATGATGTTGACATTTCAGTAGTCAGAAAGTCGACCAGGCTGTCGTGCTGTCAGAGCTATTTTCACATGGTTAACCCTTTTACCACATATtaaggcacttttttttttaaatcttgtttTTAGACCATTTTTACAGGAGTATTTCCTCATAACATAAGGCGTAtgatacaaaataaaacaaggttatacagtatactgtatgtatgcaCCATTAGATACTTCAAAATAACTGTAGGTTAACTACAGAGAACCGGAGTCTGTAAACAAAGTTTACTAAATATACTTCAAAAGTTACTGTAGATGAACTACAAAGGCCggagtccacacacacacacacacacacacacacacacacacacacacacacacacacacacacacacacacacacacacacacacacacacacacacacacacacacacacacacacacacacacacacacacacacacacacacacacacgtgttaaATAACACACTTGCAAAAGTCAGAAACAGCAAATCTATTGACAACAGCTTGATAGAAACGTATAAGAAACCCGGGGTATATTTCCAGACCGTGTGGTTTTACCGCTGGTGTTTTGTATAATGCCCATCCCTTAAAAAGCAGTTTTAAAGTTCTCACAAACCCACAAGCCCACTCCACAAGTCTGTGGTTTGGTGTGGGAGGTTTGTCCGTGGAGTAAAAATATCCTCCAGCTCATCTAAGATCCACAtcccactaaaaaaaaaaacactgaacgcACGTCTGCAGCGCTGTTACTCCAGGACGTTGGATTTCAAGGTACCAACGGAGATACTTATCAAactctgtgttttgtttgttggcTCTTCTGTTATTCAactttaaagataataaaaaccgCTCTACAGAAAAGTGCTTTAAACCTTTCTAAACTTttaaacacagtaataataagtAATAAGTCTTGTAAaagcctttaaacaaaaacagaaccCGTTCCCATGTAACAGAGGGACTGAAGGTTCACAGCGTACATGTGGATACTCATCTCAGCTTCCTGACAGCTGCTGCAACAAAGATCTCAGTGACAATTTGTTCTGTTTTCCCTCATATCCATATTTAGTCTTAGTAAACTCAAtattactttttaaatgattagatgataaattcagatttttctttttggttcCTAACCTTTTAAACGCACATTTTTGTGCAAATCCCAATTTAAGTAAGTAAACTACCTTCTACCTTAATCTTTATAAGTGCAATAGTTTCTGGTGACCTTATTTCATAGCTAAATAGATGCATTTAAACCAGGGAATATTAATTTATTGCAGTCCTTCTTCCTTTAATCTACTGACTACAAAGGAAACATTCCTGCGACCAATAATCCAACATGTTTCTCCACTGTTTAAGCACAAACTCATTTAAAAGCTAAAATGGCATCATAACTAAGGGCCTGGCCAAAAGTAAAATTCAAATCCAAAAATGTAAGGCGCTACCTTGTAAGTCTTGTGTTTTACGTAACATCCCAAGCTCCTGGGGTATCTGCGGGGTAGGGATGGAGGTAGGTGGATAATCCAGTCTCACCAGAATGTAAAACAGAATGTAACCTGTAATCTGGACATTTACAAAGAGAATCGCTGAATCTTTGAAGCTCTGACTCAATCCCACGTACAGCCTCCTGGTGTGGACAGACAGGGTCATTTCCCTTTTCCCATGTTAAACTATTCACAATCAACTTTTTCTTGTAGCAAATAAACATGagacacaacagaaaacaacacTTGAACCCTAAAAGAAGTTGCTCTTTTTTAGTAACATTTCAATCTACATGATCTATTGCTGAGGTATGCAGTGTCTTGCATGGCGCTTAACACAGAGCAGTTTTCACATCTTAACGcttttgtgaagaaaaaaacaaaggttAGTGTGAAAAAGCTTGGTAGTTTCCCCCTTTTTTATGGTAGAAGAGGAGAAGTGGCTCCGCCGGTCTGTCGAGTACCCAGCGCCATTCGTCCTCTGTGAAAGCTGGTCTGTCTCTAGCCATGCCTCTTCTCACATACCACAGTCACCAGCAGAGAGACGTAGGACATTCTGGTTCAGCAAGTAGAGTCGGGAGCGAAAGACTGCGTTCACGCTCCCTGGATGGAGTGACCTATATCTGATTTTtatccagagaaaaaaaatcaactggTAACACTGAAGTATCAGTGTTAAGTGTCACTGATCAGTGGAGAGATGGCTTCCATCCTGAGCTGTCCTCATTCTGCCTCAGtcagatctgtgtgtgtgtgtgttttctgttcttGCTGAGAAAAACAAACTCTTCCTCAAATCACAAGTGCACAATGTGGCTGGTGTGTGAACGAAGCtcaaatctggaaaaaaaagcTCATCAGTCTTTAAGCAGTCCCAATTTTCGTAGTGCCTCCCTGCGGGATTCGTTCATGCCCCCCCGTCCGGAAAACTGCACAGTGATACCTTGGGGGCGGAACATGGAGTTGGACCTGCGTTTGTGCTCCGGAGACGGGGCCCGTGCTGCTGTTCTCGGGGGAGCCAGTTGGCCGTGGTAGGAGTGCCGAGGAGGTCTAGGAGCTGGAGCGGGGGCTGGACTCCTGAAACTTGTGGCCGTGTTGCCTGAAGCGTGGCTGACTGCGGTGGCGGAGCTAAAGCTGAGACTCTTTCCTCCGTAGCTGTTGAGCTCTGGAGGTAGCAGCTCCGGTTTGGCCACCATGACTTGAGTCTTGTCGATATGAGAGCTGAGGATGTCAGGAAGGTTGGACCTGTGCGTGACTACGGGTGCAACGCTCAGGACCTTTGATTTCCCCCCGTACACGTTATGCTCTGTGGGGTTAGAGAGTGAAGGTGGGAGGATTTTGGGTTCATGGCTACTTGGAGTGGATACAGGTTCACTCTTCGAGGAAACCGAGGGGTTAACCACAATGGATTTCCCTCCGTAGTTGTTAAACTCCAATGATGACACCTCAGCctgagggggggtgggggcccTGGTTTCCACCGGAGGTGCGGAGGGTCTTTTTTGGTTAAATGCTGGAGATGATGGACTCAGCTGTGAGCTTCTATCCTCATAACTCCTGAGGGAGTGCGTCTGCAGAATCTCTGGTTTTCTGTCAACATGAATGTGGGTCGGAGGTGTTACTGTAACATTGGGTTTTGGTAAATTGATTTGTGTTGTCTGTGAGAAATTGGCACCCAGAGAATTGGGACTGGTGTCTAGAGCTTTGGGGGTATCCAGTGAGGTGCTGTTGGGTGTGATTTGGAGGGAAATACCTCCAGACATGGCTCTACTTCTATTTAGTCCCAGCTTAGAGAGGGCCTCCATCCTGGATTTGTCCGGTGTAGGATCCTTAAAAGAAATACTACGAGTAGGAGTGTTTCGAGTGTTCTGTTTCACAGCTTGCTGAGGGTTTTCCTGCAGCAGAGGGTGATTTGAACCAGACAGGTTTGACAGCATCTGCTCCCGTCTCTCAAGGATGTTCACATTAGCAGCATTCTGTCTCTGGTTGTCCCTGCCGCTGTGGATCACATTAATGTTTGCAGGGAAGCGGGGGGGTTTAGCAGCGGTAGGAGGACCCTTTTTcactggatcatctgtagtgtCGCCCGGTAGTTTTTCTGAGTCCAGACTGAGACGATGAAGCATAGACGATGGATGGAAGTTTGAGGTTCCGCCTGCCTGGTTCTCAGCTATCTTCTGGGCGATCAAGACAGGCGTGGGGATGCTGCCGGGGGGATGGTAGGAAGAATGGCTGTCTGTCGATCCATAGCTTCCACTTGGTAGCGGAGGGTTGTACTCTGAAGAGTCATGCTTGGGCTTTACCTCTAAGTGGCTTTCGGGATTTGGCAACAAAAGTTGAAAATCTGTGTGAGGAAcagggaaatttaaaaaaaaaaatcagctgtAAGTTTAGATATTttcattattcatttcattttttcattttattctttatttcattcaaaaaacaaaacaatttaatacaaacacaaatgttcctaacttatgaatgaaaagggagcagaaagaagaagaatcttatctgatctgcccctttcacaaataacataaattaataataataaaaaataaaaaaaataaataaaaaaaaacaactaagtgaataaaaacaactaaaataaaattaaaataacattaaataaaattaccaccgcctacgggtatgtcaatcaaactcaacatttttcgttatatttccttaacatacaggctttaattgttcttttgaatgtaatgtttgatttggattctttgttttctttgttcagattgttccataaattgattcctttcacggaaacacaacgttccatcaattttgtcctgcatcttggttttataaaaatctctgttccttttaagttatacttgctttttattttttcaaatcttttctgaatgttgattggtaaagttcttttatgagctttaaacataatttgcagaatactatggtctactagttcatgaaatttcaacaaatttaactgaaggaataatggatttgttggatctcttaCTTATCTGCTACTTACTTATCTGCTCTTACTACATAAAACTTCTggataaataaaacacaaaatagaGGGCGGGTTTCTTCAACACATAACTCTACCAATGCCTAACAGCTACTACATACATAGAAGAAACACTGCCGTTCACTACCTGGGTTGTTGGGGTTGAACATCCGTTCTTTGGTCTGCACCAAGTCTGGTTCTGGGTGGACCAGGTCTATAATGTCCTGGTGAGAGGACAGAGTTACCCCAGGGTTCAGACTTGAGGTATGGAGACCATGGACCCCTGAGGCAGGATAGCAGCTGCTCTCAGGGGGCTTCACATGTAAAGTCCTCCTGTTATCCTCCTCCAGACTTTCCTCCAGCGAGTCGATGGTCTCCTCAAAGAACTGGAGGCACTCCTGCTCCTCCTGGCTCAGAAATCTCAGTGCATCATCTTCCTAAAGGGACCAGGTGAAAGTAGATAAATTATAGGGAACCCTCTGGGTCTATCACGTGCACTTGCTTTACATTGAAGAATATTTAGAACCAGAAATTTTCTGCACAATTGAACCCCATGTTGCAACCCTCTGCAAACTCTCATGAAGCCTGTGCGCAGAGTGAACATAAGCTTCTTTGTTCCAACATTCAAAGCCTCCAAACTTATTTTCCCAGTCTATATTTAGCTCAGATCCCCCTCTcctctgttacatttttctgccccTCCCTCCTTGCCTCTCCCCATCTTTGCCTCACACTATAACGACATGCCCAGCTTCACATCACTGAACAGTGACACAGAAGGACATCCAGTAACAACAATACATGACTACTCACTACTCCAAACCACATTGCTGTGGATAATAGGAAGTAACCCACAAAAATGTGTAATGGTCCTAAAAACAAGCAGTGATGGGAGAAGGACTCAACCACAAAGGAAAACAGCTGCATTCTGCCAACATGTTTTTGCAGCTCAACCTGTTTGAAGTGGGCCTATGAACCTCATTTCCACTATATTTCTATATCTCTTCATCCTGATACTCCACGGCTAAACAACCctctggaaaataaaaacatgtaacTTTAAGATCCCATCTCTGAAAGCCCACTTCCTTCTGGCCGGCTTGTGGAAACATGATAAGAGGCAGCACTCAGAAGACGAGCTGCATCATCATTATTTGAAACTCTGGCCAGGTTTATTAGAAAGTATACAGACAAACATGTCAACTTTAAGTAAATACATATTTCATGATTGTAACCTTCATTTAAGGCTTGACTTAACTCATTAAGACTCAAATTAAATGTGTGTAAACAGCTATTTGACTATTTACACAGTTCTTGTGTAGTTAGGGTCAAAACATGCAAATGTTGACAATTTCCAATGTTTTGTTTCTGAAACCACATTGATTTAAAGGTTAGGTAAGGAGGTATGGGGATTTCTAATCCACAACACTTTTTGTCAAATTCAGTAAATATCTTCAGACCAACCGATAGCTATTCATCTCAGGAGTAAACTTTaaaagtagataaataaataaaatccagtTTTCCTACACAGCAGTAGCTGCATAAACTGAAAACAGAACGGAGCCAGCCTATCTCCCAAACCATAACAAGCGTGTCTCCGGCCAATCACAGATAGGAGGAGGGCTTTTGCATAACGTGGGGAAGGTGGAGGCTTGAGGAAGTTCGTGATGAGGCGTTTTCTCAGGAAGCACTGGAGGGAGAGGCTACACTCTCCTTCCAgtgttttgttgatgttttcaaATATCAATGGACTTTACACATCCAGAAATACCTCAGCGTGCCTTCAAGtgctttaatttaaaaacaaaaacaatgactGAGCAATCAATTAGCTGAAAAGATTGTATTGGATAATACATCATCATGGACCCAAAAGATAGCTGTTTCTTATATGCTCTCGGAAATACACTGTAGGTTATTTGTATTCGTATTGTAGTCAGCTTTTTACCCCTTCATGTAGCTGGTTAGTTGTTGGGTTTAAGAAAATATTTCTTTAATAATCGTGAATAATCATTTTCTTATCAAACTTGGTGCTTCTCAATGGTAACAACAACACAATTACAACTAAACTGCTGAATCAAATCTACGATTTAATGGAAATCTTGTGCTTTCATgagtaaaaaaaattatttggtGTTTGATGGTGAAGTGTT encodes the following:
- the LOC133424120 gene encoding proline and serine-rich protein 2, producing the protein MDVRLQGNSHLHYGVNGGAHRNSRHVEDDALRFLSQEEQECLQFFEETIDSLEESLEEDNRRTLHVKPPESSCYPASGVHGLHTSSLNPGVTLSSHQDIIDLVHPEPDLVQTKERMFNPNNPDFQLLLPNPESHLEVKPKHDSSEYNPPLPSGSYGSTDSHSSYHPPGSIPTPVLIAQKIAENQAGGTSNFHPSSMLHRLSLDSEKLPGDTTDDPVKKGPPTAAKPPRFPANINVIHSGRDNQRQNAANVNILERREQMLSNLSGSNHPLLQENPQQAVKQNTRNTPTRSISFKDPTPDKSRMEALSKLGLNRSRAMSGGISLQITPNSTSLDTPKALDTSPNSLGANFSQTTQINLPKPNVTVTPPTHIHVDRKPEILQTHSLRSYEDRSSQLSPSSPAFNQKRPSAPPVETRAPTPPQAEVSSLEFNNYGGKSIVVNPSVSSKSEPVSTPSSHEPKILPPSLSNPTEHNVYGGKSKVLSVAPVVTHRSNLPDILSSHIDKTQVMVAKPELLPPELNSYGGKSLSFSSATAVSHASGNTATSFRSPAPAPAPRPPRHSYHGQLAPPRTAARAPSPEHKRRSNSMFRPQGITVQFSGRGGMNESRREALRKLGLLKD